A part of Triplophysa dalaica isolate WHDGS20190420 chromosome 17, ASM1584641v1, whole genome shotgun sequence genomic DNA contains:
- the foxi1 gene encoding forkhead box protein I1 — MLLEGERIMNAFGQQPTSQQTLQHHNAQDILDMTVYCDTNFSMYQQNLHHHHAQRPPTHPSGYGLGEYASPGTNPYLWMNGPGITSSPYLSGANGGYIQSGFGSNQRQFLPPPTGFGSADLGWLSISSQQELFKMVRPPYSYSALIAMAIQNAQDKKLTLSQIYQYVADNFPFYKKSKAGWQNSIRHNLSLNDCFKKVARDEDDPGKGNYWTLDPNCEKMFDNGNFRRKRKRRSDGNSGSAGVVSVKSEDALKLADTASLMSASPASLQNSPTSSEPKSSPSPSAEHSPCFNNFIGNMNSIMAGTGNGIRSRDVSSGHLGDFTHGMSGNEVAPPSEHSHLNTNRLNYYTASHNNSGLINSLSNHFSVNNLIYNRDGTEV, encoded by the exons ATGCTTCTAGAAGGAGAGCGGATTATGAACGCGTTTGGGCAGCAGCCGACGAGCCAGCAGACCCTCCAGCACCATAACGCACAGGACATCCTGGACATGACCGTGTACTGCGACACCAACTTCAGCATGTACCAACAGAATCTTCACCATCACCACGCGCAAAGGCCACCAACGCACCCTTCCGGCTATGGACTTGGCGAGTACGCGTCACCTGGCACCAACCCTTACCTGTGGATGAACGGCCCGGGTATTACCTCGTCTCCGTATCTGTCGGGCGCAAATGGAGGGTACATTCAGTCAGGATTTGGATCGAACCAGAGGCAGTTTCTTCCTCCTCCCACGGGATTTGGAAGTGCGGATCTCGGGTGGCTCTCCATTTCAAGTCAGCAAGAACTTTTTAAGATGGTTAGGCCGCCTTATTCCTACTCAGCGCTCATTGCCATGGCTATCCAGAACGCGCAGGATAAGAAACTGACGCTCAGTCAGATTTATCAGTATGTGGCTGATAATTTTCCATTTTACAAGAAAAGTAAAGCTGGCTGGCAAAACTCCATCAGGCACAATTTGTCATTGAACGATTGCTTCAAGAAAGTGGCGAGGGACGAGGACGACCCTG GTAAAGGAAATTACTGGACTCTGGATCCCAACTGCGAAAAAATGTTCGACAATGGAAACTTCAGaaggaagagaaagagaagatcAGATGGAAACAGCGGAAGCGCCGGTGTCGTTTCAGTGAAATCCGAAGACGCGCTCAAATTGGCAGATACCGCAAGTCTGATGAGCGCGTCCCCGGCGAGTCTGCAAAACTCTCCAACTTCAAGCGAACCCAAATCCTCTCCCTCACCGTCCGCAGAGCACAGTCCCTGCTTTAACAACTTTATTGGTAACATGAATTCAATAATGGCAGGAACGGGGAATGGGATCAGAAGCAGAGACGTCAGCTCTGGACATTTAGGGGATTTTACGCATGGCATGTCTGGAAATGAGGTGGCCCCTCCATCAGAACATAGTCATCTCAACACCAACAGACTCAACTACTACACCGCATCCCATAATAACAGCGGCTTGATCAACTCACTCTCCAACCATTTCAGTGTTAACAATCTCATATACAACCGCGATGGAACAGAGGTGTAG
- the LOC130438811 gene encoding sushi, nidogen and EGF-like domain-containing protein 1, with protein sequence MRSLQQHLLLLMSILSLDQVTTAQMAPGNFYPFDSVAGSIAVEDENSTYVGLSRHFVFFGRMYHQLYVNNNGHLSFIHPSTDFIPDPPPSYSGEDIIAPLWTDIDVSPNGFISYKEYIEGDLLANATQDINLYFPDLSFTATWVFVATWHRVAYFLHPGTESSFQVVLISDGYLSFVLMNYEDIALTPDLVLAGYDTVNSARYFVIPDSRDGNTIPNLKNSSNVNVPGRWVFRVDSEQETVVGLQIRVTSYSDLTEIGNIPFILEKLKQELVDRGFPSSLELNLRRVEKATP encoded by the exons ATGAGATCTCTTCAGCAACATCTCCTGCTGTTGATGTCAATCCTGTCACTCG ATCAGGTGACAACAGCACAAATGG ccCCAGGGAATTTCTATCCATTCGATTCAGTCGCTGGAAGTATTGCTGTTGAAGATGAAAACTCAACTTATGTTGGCCTGTCGCGTCACTTTGTTTTCTTTGGCCGTATGTACCACCAGCTCTAT GTGAATAACAACGGGCATCTTTCATTCATCCACCCATCAACAGATTTTATTCCTGACCCTCCACCCAGCTACAGTGGTGAAGATATCATCGCTCCTCTCTGGACCGACATTGACGTCAGTCCGAATGGTTTCATCTCATATAAAGAGTACATAGAAGGAGATCTGCTCGCAAACGCCACTCAGGACATAAACCTTTATTTCCCCGATCTCAGTTTTACCGCAACTTGGGTGTTTGTGGCAACTTGGCACCGAGTCGCGTACTTTCTTCACCCCGGCACG GAATCCTCGTTTCAAGTGGTTTTAATTTCAGACGGTTATTTGTCTTTTGTTCTCATGAATTACGAAGACATTGCCTTGACACCAGATTTGGTGCTG gcTGGTTATGACACCGTAAACTCTGCGCGTTATTTTGTCATTCCTGACTCAAGAGATGGAAACACCATTCCGAACCTAAAGAACTCCAGTAACGTAAATGTTCCGGGTCGGTGGGTCTTCAGGGTGGACAGTGAACAAG AAACTGTCGTTGGACTTCAAATAAGAGTCACCTCATATTCGGATCTGACAGAGATTGGAAACATTCCATTCATTTTGGAGAAA CTGAAACAAGAGCTGGTTGATCGAGGTTTTCCAAGCAGCTTGGAGCTGAATTTAAGAAGGGTGGAAAAGGCAACACCGTAA